The nucleotide window cttcaaatataatcagattatacagtagtcattcctgtgtcattattgctgaagtctatcaaagttcactgttaagatatacacaagtaaacagactttgtagtgtagtgggtaaaccttacaggctaaggtaccattaaaccacttttcattacaaactgaTGCAGCCGAGTGAGGACGAATTGACGATAAAAGAAGACATTTCCATTACAAGTGTGGTGGAGCCGAAATCGCTGAGAACtacgcttttcttttttgagcaacctatgaacaattaaatttgaggttgAGAGAAGTCTAGTAATCTCAGACTACAAGTTTCGAAGATATGTCTTATCTACATCGTATGCAAGTGCTCAACGAAGACTCGTTGAATTCAGTCAACTATGAATACAACAATGACCAACAAACAAAGCACTCCAGTGAAGGAATTTTGTCGGTATttggacattcagtaatgattttttgtttgttttttttctctatatagtatatatcaTAGCGTTATTGTTCAGATTACGTCTAATTGATGGTGGCTTAATTGCCATACTCTCTAACGGTTCAACCATGCCGgagagaaatttttctttgtgttattttgttatgctttaaaCATAGCGGTTGTTTTCGAAGGTTAAACAAATCCCAAGGCTAACACCGATACACTATGTTGAATGTCAATTACAAAACgtatttgactaattttatatatattttgtaatacgcttatttccaagtgaaatattcacaCAGCTATACTGGTAAAACCAGAGgctgaaatattattaaatggtcttatatttgaaaatgcctAGCGCAAATTTCTCTTATGTTGATCAGAACGCGTGAGCATACGAAACTTTTATACCATTTTGTTTACGGAAACGGCGTGAAAAAAAACGTGAGATGAAACATTTGCCGACGTTTCCTCATTTTGCAAGCATTCGCGTGACGTGTCAAAGACATtctgttttctatttaaagtcgtgacataaatgtcatcattgtttgttttgtatactaATTTTGCTTCATGAATTACAGAAAACATATTGCTATTTTTTTGCGAATGTATTGCCAATATGCATTGTATTGTAACTATGTTTcaacgtttattgttatgtaatcTACATTTTACGTgttatattgacttttgttatcaacactattgttttaattattgttcaccgagaattgtttttatcatgATCATGAAATACcgttcattttttttcaaaaaacttacgATATTTCATTGGGGAaggttatgtgataaatatatcaattaatgtaatataaaattgtgtacgacatagaattctcatctatggaatcaatgaagcataacactgcgtgacgtaatcaactGCTTACCCTGTGCTGTGCGtgctttttgatttattcagtccttttcagtcgtacgttcaacgccgcaacatgtcttaatgctgttgctgtcacaatgttctatcttgatgtattcgttcaaagaagcttctaatataatcagattatacagtagtcattcctgtgtcattattgctgaagtctatcaaagttcactgttaagatatacacaagtaaacagactttgtaaggaagtgggcaaaccttacaggctaaggtaccattataccacttttcattacaaagcTATCAACTACTCTGAACATAACTGGAAGATCTGCGCAGATCTAAAAGTTATATTACTACTTGTTGGGTTGCAATTAGGCTATACTAAATACATGTGCTTCTTGTGTCTTTGGAATAACCGGGATGACAGTAACcacttcaaaagaaaagtttgggaaccacgaGAAAATCCGACAATTGGAAGGTTTATCATAAAACACACGCCTCTGGTAAATCCAGAATATGTGTTTCTACCTCCACAACACATTAAACTTAAACTGATGGAAGTCTTTGTCAAAGCAATGAATCATGACGGAGCTTCGTTTAtgtatttaaaagaaaaatttggacttTTCAAAAGTGAAGCCAAATTGAAGGCAGGAGTTTTTATTGGCCCCGAAATTTGCTAGATGATCAGTTTAAAGAAAAGCTATATTCTACGGAATTGGATGCTTGAAAATCATTTAAACGGGTTGTCGACAATTTCTTGGGCAAATAggcgtacaaagctgaaaattttGAAGAGATTGTTGAAAACCTGTTGCAAGCCTATCAACGATTGGGTTGTCGAATGTCATAAAAGCTGCATTTTCTCCATGCTCATCTTGACTTTTTTCCACCGAACTTGGGCGAAGTGAGTGATGAGCATGGAGAACGGTTTCACCAAGACATTGCTCTGATTGAAAGCAGATATAAGTTAAAGGAAAGTCTAATGCTAAAAAGATGGGAGACTATTGCTGGTTTCTGCAGAGAGGAACTGATTCATCTTATATTCGTAGTGCTAAACGTCCTAAAGTCTGCTAATTTTTTCAGTAGCATGGTTAACCCATATCTCGGATGGCAAGAATTAAAGCagcaaaaactgaaaaagaCGGGAGGAGCGAAAAGGATGGGGGGTAATTCTATGACCCTGTAATGAAATGTGGTATAATGgtaccttagcctgtaaggtttgcccacttccttacaaagtctgtttacttgtgtatatcttaacagtgaactttgatagacttcagcaataatgacacaggaatgactactgtataatctgattatatttgaagcttctttgaacgaatacatcaagatagaacattgtgacagcaacagcattaagacatgttgcggcgtagaacgtacgactgaaaagactgaataaatcaaaatgcacgcacagggtAAGCagttgattacgtcacgcagtgttatgcttcattgattccatagatgagaattctatgtcgtacacaattttatattacattaattgatatatttatcacataacctTCCCCAATGAAATATcgtaagttttttgaaaaaaaatgaacgGTATTTCATGATcatgataaaaacaattctcggtgaacaataattaaaacaatagtgttgataacaaaagtcaatataacACGTAAAATGTAgattacataacaataaacgttgaaacatagttacaatacaattcatattggcaatacattcgcaaaaaaatagtaatatgttttctgtaaCTCATGAAGCAAAATtagtatacaaaacaaacagtgatgacatttatgtcacgactttaaatagaaaacagaATGTCTTTGACACGTCACGCGAATGCTTGCAAAATGAGGAAACATCGGCAAATGTTTCATCTCACGTTTTTTCACGCCGTTTCCGTAAACAAAATGGTATAAAAGTTTCGTATGCTCACGCGTTCTGATCAACATAAGAGAAATTTGCGCTaggcattttcaaatataagaccatttaataatatttcagcCTCTGGTTTTACCTGTATAGCTGtgtgaatatttcacttggaaatacgcgtattacaaaatatatataaaattagtcaaatacGTTTTGTAATTGACATTCAACATAGTGTATCGGTGTTAGCCTTGGGATTTGTTTAACCTTCGAAAACAACCGCTATGtttaaagcataacaaaataacacaaagaaaaatttctctcCGGCATGGTTGAACCGTTAGAGAGTATGGCAATTAAGCCACCATCAATTAGACGTAATCTGAACAATAACGCTAtgatatatactatatagagaaaaaaaacaaacaaaaatcattactgaatgtccaaATACCGACAAAGTTCCTTTACTGGCCTTCCACGCGTCGTGGATGGATCAGCGTGCTTTGTGTGTCGGTCATTCTTGCATTCGAAGTTGGTTGAATTCAACGAGTCTTCGTTGAGCACTTGCATACGACGTAGATAAGACATATCTTCGAAACTTGCAGTCTGAGATCACTAGACTTCTCTcaacctcaaatttaattgttcataggttgctcaaaaaagaaaagcgtaGTTCTCAGCGATTTCGGCTCCACCACACTTTTAATGGAAATGTCTTCTTTTATCGTCAATTCGTCCTCACTCGGCTGCAtcagtttgtaatgaaaagtggtataatggtaccttagcctgtaaggtttgcccacttccttacaaagtctgtttacttgtgtatatcttaacagtgaactttgatagacttcagcaataatgacacaggaatgactactgtataatctgattatatttgaagcttctttgaacgaatacatcaagatagaacattgtgacagcaacagcattaagacatgttgcggcgttgaacgtacgactgaaaagactgaataaatcaaaatgcacgcacagcaCAGGGTAAGCagttgattacgtcacgcagtgttatgcttcattgattccatagatgagaattctatgtcgtacacaattttatattacattaattgatatatttatcacaaccCCTCCCATCTAAGATAGGGTTAATAGTATGATTGAGGACAGTTGTTCATTAAATGTTCAGTTTGTTCAAATTGTCTCTGTTGTAATTGTTCATCACTTAGGTCTTATATAGATCAAGAATGTGCCATTTTGTTGTATATAGGTGATCAAAGTGATACGTTTACATAAAATTCaactgaaaataaagaaaatggtGGTTTCCTGTATCTCAAAACCTAGacgtgatagaaaaaatctgCCTTCGGATTTGAAATCAGCGACCCAAATTTAgccaaaaacagtttaaaaaccCTCTGATACAtgtgataaatgttttttttgttgtacaGTAAATTATTATCAGCGTGCCTTTGGTAGTGGAATCGTTAAAAGCAGGAAAGTGGTGTGTTCTGAAATATGACATGAAAAAGAATCTTTTTGATTGTTGTATAAGTAGTATTGCCATACGTCCTCCTTTTGgaggatttgtcctctttATTCATCACAATTGTTTCGTTCGTTTCAATCGTTTTAATTCGAATTGGCAGCAGCTATGTAgatgcattttgtttttttaaaaatatattacgGTTTATATCGAACTAGTAAAGCATTCAGAAAGTTTAAATCTCTGTTGGCGCCAAGGCCAATGGTTTTAATGTCCTAGTAGGCTATGTGGTATGATCGGAAACGTTGCATTGTGTTGTCACAAACGCTTTATTACAATTGCTGAAAAGTACAAATGATGTTTGTTTGGTACATTAGTTTTGAAAGATATAGCAGAAcaaatgtgtaattttctCAATTACAACTGCGGCTATAAGAAACGCGAAtagataaatgaaaaattgaagATTCCGCCGTGTTGGGAGTTACAATCACCGCAATTCAGCTAACTTATTTTCAGAAATCAGAAAACTGTTGTTTATTCGTGCCATTCCCAGTTTTTCTTGTAGTGAAGAATAAAAGGTTGTCTCGGCTACCGTGATCCCTTGAAAGTTAATTAGTTTCTAAATTTAATCAGACGTTCCTTGTATTATTGCGAAGATATTCCAAATTTTATCTAAACTTATTCCAACAGTCTAACTCTGGGAATACAGCCGATAAAGAACAAGAACtaagtttctttttaattacAATACCACTATTGTTTTACTTGCATAGAAAGTAAATCCCTGTCAAGCATTTCAGACAATTAGGCCTAATGCTGCAAGTGTACGAGCGAATTAAGGGAGGGCTATGGTCCCCCTCACgaaccaaacttttttttggttATAGTCGTTTTTAAGTCCTCATTATATTTCgtttatcaaattttcttgtttgctaCTCCTTTTCAGCTGACACCTAGGAAATCATATATTAAGCGAAACGGCGTTTTAAAATCGTTGTTGACGGTGACACCATAAATTTCTGCTAATAttgtttaaatataaaaatacaattcattTTGAGGCGTAAAACTCAAAACATTTTCGATGAGCTTAGTATAACGGGTGGTTTAGGTATTGTGTTAAAAAACCTTTATCTCTTTCTCCTCAACGCAATCCAAACTGACCACTGTGCAAGCGTTTGGTGGCATTACGTGTCCCTCCTTCTGGGTGATGAAAACATGGTAACCCTACGTATAAGTATAACTATAAGCAATGAAGCATTCTAGTACAAGTAGCATGTTTTGACCTTGGTCAGCATTAGTGACCgttttttttctcatttctgtTCGTCTTTTTCTGACTGTGATCagataaatttgatttttcgtATTTTCTACTCTATAAATACGCAACTATTTCTAATAACAAGTATGAAAGTTCTGTCATTCATCAGTGATCGTCTGTGGTAATTTCCATCTTTATTAACACAAACACTACGTGTTTAGCGAAGCGAGTCGGCTAAATTTCCTCAGTTGCACCTTTGTTGATCGTTTTTGTGACTGGAATCGGTGCAcgacatttttttaattactttaTAGTTAGCAGTTGCTTTTCAAAAACCTTACTATGGATAAATATAGTTAGGTATAAGATATCATACAAGTTTAACTCATCGCCAGTAGGTACAAAGGTAAGCGTGTAAttggaaagtttccaaaaattgCGCACAGTATACCCAACTTGACTAGACATCTACAATTTAAACTGTTTGAGAGTTTTGTATTTATCTGTGTTTCCATGTTGTTGCTAAAGTTAAACATAACGGTAAGCAATTTTAGGTGGTTAGAATGCTGACGTTATTCGGTAAAGTCGATATATTGGTCTTAAGTAACATTTTCCTATGTTAGACTTTGATTGATAAGTGTTACATGGTAGTATTTTGCCTTAGATCATCAGATGATTGTTattagtttttgaaaatgtggttGCGTTATTGGTGAAATGTTAAATACAGTACCGTATGATATATGTAGTATATTTAACAGCtttagaaaattttgacatgacAGATAAACGTAAAgaacttttaaattcttttgaTGGAGAAAAAAAGCAGGTCCACATGGAATATATGCAGAAAAGTGAGCTACTTCCACAAATCCGCAAAGCGTTACTAAAACTCATTGAAAACAAACCTTCTGAACCAATGTTGTTCCttgcaaattattttgattCTGTTTCATCGAATGACAAAACTGATAAAATTGCAAATGCAATGCAAGTTTTACAGCTGACAAATCACAGGCAAGCtgtatttcaaacaaatcttATGATTGCTTTTGATATGGTAAGTGTTGCAAGGAATGCAAGTTCAAAAAAAGCTGTGAATAAAAGGCCTGGTCTTACTGGAAGTGTTTATGAAGATTTGCTGAAAGCCATTGGAACAAAAATCCCAAAAGACATCTTTGatgaactttttaaacaaattggaTGTAGACCAAGTGAAATGGTCCcttttgatatttttcgtTATGGTGTTACTGTGTGTTATGTTTGTATTGATTTCATAAATTTGTGTGGTGatatatttcaaactttttgtaataagGTGTCTTCTGACATTGCTGACAAGTACATTTGTGATTTTGTAATAGATTCTTTTAAGAACGTTATTACTACCACATCAGGTATGCAGAAATGTGAACAACCAGCGGCTGTTTTAGAAGCAGGATATATGCTTTGTCCAGATAAGCTTGCAATTGATTTACTTAATGGGAAAGATGACAAATGTGGAAAAAGCACTATGAGTAGACATGATTTTTTGTGCAGTATgtgtcaaacatttttttcaaaaataaaatctctTTAGCAATGGTACATTTGCCAAGAACAAGCTTAACACCACAACCTTTGATGTTTCAACAATACTGGtaacttaaaaactttaactGTGAAATATTAGTATGGAatgcttgtttttattttttcaggtttAATATCAGTCCattactaaaaaaaatttgttcaaacaataagaattcttgttttttttgtgtggAGTGTAGAGGAACCTAATAAAACCATATTGTATCACATATGGTACTACAGTATATCGGAGATATCATGttcattgtttttcttcactgtgtttaaatttttaatttccacATTTCTGTAGTTGTAATAAGAGATGTATTTTTATGCAATGTTAACTAGACTGTACAAGGAGTTTAAGTTTGACGATTTCCTTGTTCTTAATTTATAGTGCTTTaccatttgttgtttttattaatcTTAAAAAATAACCTTCATTTGCATAAACTTGTGTGATAGTgacaaatttttccaaatttgtaCATGATGTTTTTTTTCGGTAATTACCTAAATTGTACTTTTATTTAGAGATTGCGAAGGTGCTTAGGCTATTGTATTTGTATATGATGTTTTTAGCAACATTTTGTGCATATCCacatttgatttgttttaaaaccgTTTCAGGTATTTATACTGCTCATTAATATCATAATTATAGCCTATTTGTTTCATATACTATGTTAAATTGCCACTGCTTGTCGTCTCATTCGTGGAAGTGGGCACTTGGTGCAATTGTAGTAGCAGGTAAAAGCATTGTAACAatgtttgataataattaattattgctgTGCTTCCCAAAGTGGATGGTACAGCTTCTCTGTAGATCTTTTGAAGTTTCAGAGAGGTGTTTTGTGCAGAAAGGGTGTTGGGATGACGTTGAAACTAAAAGGGGGCAGTGAAGAAGTAACAAATGCTagattacaattttttttcaatgtttcagTATGGATTTTCAATAAGCAACAGAAATTTAAAGGGAAACTGAACTGATTTTCACTCTATTTTCTAAAAAGGGATAAAATTACGCTGATTCCGAAAATATAAACGAAGtttctttatatttttttgttaatgagTTATTGGCAAGCGAAACCGTTTTAATTAAAGTGTGGATGGAAAAACGGCACTGCGAATGTGCCGTCGCCAGTGTTGTCGGTATTCAAGcatgtttcaaaaaaatttataataacttCACACAGGTCTACAAAGAGGAATTAGCATATATATGCTATGTATTTCATATATGCCTTgcttaaatattatttatttacgaAAAGTCCAATTTGTATCATTGGAACATAACCCTGTAACAAACTTGTTAATCTCGCACAACTGAGTAATTCATCGTTAAAAACTTAACTGtggcaatttaaaaaatgttttttttgtttttgatagtTTCAGCCTAATAATGCTGGAAGGAAGCCCATAAAGACATGATAGATCTATCAGATTGCAATTATGAACAAAGCTTCGAGTTTAATAAATGTATGACTGTGCCATAAAATTTCACTTCAAGTGACAAAATGCAGTCATGCAAAAGTTAATAACCATTGTACATTCCATGCGACAACAAtagtttttatcaaaaaactgTTATTACATCCCAGTGCTTGGGTTTAACAGTGTGGACCAAGAGTTAAATGAAGATTAATAT belongs to Clavelina lepadiformis chromosome 6, kaClaLepa1.1, whole genome shotgun sequence and includes:
- the LOC143461947 gene encoding tubulin polyglutamylase complex subunit 1-like; translated protein: MIYVVYLTALENFDMTDKRKELLNSFDGEKKQVHMEYMQKSELLPQIRKALLKLIENKPSEPMLFLANYFDSVSSNDKTDKIANAMQVLQLTNHRQAVFQTNLMIAFDMVSVARNASSKKAVNKRPGLTGSVYEDLLKAIGTKIPKDIFDELFKQIGCRPSEMVPFDIFRYGVTVCYVCIDFINLCGDIFQTFCNKVSSDIADKYICDFVIDSFKNVITTTSGMQKCEQPAAVLEAGYMLCPDKLAIDLLNGKDDKCGKSTMSRHDFLCSMCQTFFSKIKSL